CCCTCGGAGGAGGGTTCCCCCGGGTCGGATCCCACGACGACCTCAACAAGAACGACGCCCACCCCCAGTACTGCCATTCCCAACGACTATGCCTGGCTCAATCTCGGGTCGTCCGTTCCGTTCTTTTCGCAACTATTCGACAATCCCGATCCTTCCGATGATCCCTTTGATCGCCTTGCCGGTTCCCACGAATCGGAAGATTCCGATCTCTTTCGGAAGCTCGCTTCCCTCTTTCGATCGACACCATCTCTGAGTGTGTTTccgaacgacaacagcaacaacaattaCGACAAGGTACACGACGAGAGTCAGAAATTCGTCAACCAAATTGTGAACACCTTTAGTTCTCCCGGGCAAGCACAAACTCGCCAACAAATCTTCAAATTGTTCCAGCAAAGCATCATCGCCATGCAGGAACAAATGCAGAAAACCTTTGGAGACATGCAGAACGAACTTTGGGAGCGTTTCAATCTACTGCAACTCACCTATTTTCTACAGCACGAAGAATCCGTCAAGAATCctgtttggaaacgacgcCAGCATCGATTTATGACGCCACTGCCCGTCAGCGAGGCCGTACAACTGGGCGATGGACTCTTTCTCTCCCATCTCGCTTACGTGGACGACTGTCACCTCATTCAGGAATATCTGCGGAGCTTCCATAACGGCGCCTTTGTCCTACGCAACTGCACCACCTCCAGTCAACCCAACCAACCGGCCCACTTTTTGGCCGTCCGTAAGATCGCCAGCCCCTCCCAGACAACCACAAAATCCTTCCTGACGCCTGAGTGGAAATGGCTCATTCATCAGTACTTGcccttcttctttcgtcCCGAACCGCTCGAAGTCGTCCTCACGATCCGCGGCACCAAAGAAATAGGTGACTTCTTGTCCGACGCCATGTTAGCCGCCGCGAAGCATCGGAATGGTAAGGCACACGACGGTATACTCAAATCAACCCAATGGATGCTGAAAACATACACGGACGATTTGCAACAATTGTTAAAAGATTCTCAACGGGATAGAATGAATCTATGGTTGGTCGGACATTCTCTAGGAGGCGGAACGGCGGCCTTAATGGCCATTGAGTTGTTCGAAACGCAAGACGGATGGGTTCAGCCCCACGCATTGGGCTTTGGTACGCCCTCCTTGGTCTCAGCGGAACTATCCCGCAAGTACAAACCAATTGTTAAGACCGTCATTAACGATGCCGATGCCGTGCCCCGCATGTCGGGTGCGTCCATTGCCAACGCTTGGCTACGAGTCGTCCGTTTTAACTGGACCGATGCCTTCTTGCAAGACTTTGATCAAACCGTTGGTTTTTTGAGCGATTACTTCTTAAAATTCAAGATGAATACCGATTGGATCAATGAGTGCTCGCGTGACATTCGACAGATACTCATCACTTGGCTTGATCAAAAGGTTTCTCCGGGCTTGAAGAACTTGCCTAAAGCGACCGAAAAAGAATCCGAACTCATTCCTCCCGGAAACTGTGTCCACTTATACCGTGATGGAACTTCCTGGCAAGGAGCATACACCAGCTGTTACTTCTTTCAAGAGTTGGAAGTGGTTCGGCACTTGGTCGATGATCATTTGATTCCGGGCGGGTACTACCGTGGCCTTTTGAATTATGTTCGCGAGCAGAAACAGAATGTTTCATGGAAATTCGACCATGACCTGCTCACACTCCCGGTGGGCTAGTTTTACCTTTCTCTGGAAGTGTCCATGTGTAGACTATATTTGTCTCTGCGCCTTCATTTCGGAAAGTGCACGACATTAGGCTGCAATGTTGAGATCTTGTACCAGATAGTGCGCAATGTGGGTCTACTTAATCAATACCTCTGTTGTCAATTCATTCTTCGAGCGACGCATATGTTGGAATGATAGGAGAACTCCATGGTATTGGTGTGCCATTATTTGTAAGTCTAGCATTCAAAACTACCACTCTAGTCCTCTGTAGACCCGCATTTACAAGATGTTGCTAAAAAGATGTCGAGATTCGTTCTAGTTTTAAAGAAAAGCAATAAGATACTCGCTAGAGAGTGCGTGTATCTAATTGCGTAAATTGGCCAGTCGGGCTTCCAGATCATTCGATTCGGACTTTGCAGGCTCCTGCACCTGGGGCGTCTTTTTTGCAATCGGACCTGCTTCAGAGAACGCTTCTCCCAATTCGAGATTATTCTCATCCGCCACTCGCCCAATAAGTTCATCGACTTGTTCCGCAGGTGTCGATGTCGCTGTAGTAGCGTTCATAGCACCCTCCATGTACTGCGTCTTGACATCAAGATCTTCAAACTGCTGCTCAAATTTATCCATCGTGGAGCTGAGTTTCTCAATATCCATACTCGCCATGGACCTGCCCATTCCTTTTACAACGCCTTTCATGCTATCCGAAACTGCATTCATACGGACTGCTGTTTCGATTCGTGAACAGCAAGCGTCCAAGCGCGATGCCATCCGCAAATGATTAAGAGATTGGTTCTTTTCGCGAATGGCGTCTTGACCGTAAATCCGAGCTCCTTCGGAATTTCCTTGTTGGATCGCCTGTTCGAAGAGTCGACCTAGCGTCAGTCCCATTGATAAGGAAAGGCTGCAGGCTGAATCAAGCTTTTGGTGGATTTCCTTTGTCTTACCTTTTTAAGCTTTTCCAAAGCTGCCTTTTCGTTCTTCTCACATTTTTTGGACGACCGATGCATTTGCTTGCTCGTAATCCGCAAGTTTACGAGCTCTTCCTCTAGGCTAATCTTGTTCCCCATGGCGCTATTGATAATCGGAAAGAAATTGGATTGGGTGGGGGGATACCAAGAAAGAATGCGAGATACTCTATGAACTGAACAGTGGTCCAAGTCGTTCGATAACCTGTGAAGACTGTTCCGCCACCATTGTGCTCTTCCGTTTCTGTAGACTCGACTCGTCCTTTTTGCCCCGTTGAGTCTTGCAGTGCAATTTTGCCTTCATCGTTGATAGATCAATATTTTTAGTAGTGTTTCAGTAAGACGTTATATTTCAGAAGGCTGAGGAAAGCAAATAGGGACCACTGCGCGACTCGTTCTCCCCGAAACAGTCTTCCGTCCTGCCAAATTcgaactcacagtcacagacagagaaaattcgctgaAGGGATGGGAAAAAGTGAAAAACTTCTAGAAGGGAACAGAACGTGTTCAATATAAGTAGCTTTACTTGGAACCGGCATTTTGTTAAGTATTAAACTCAAGGTCATGATTTCGTCACGGATGCAGAAGGTTCATGCCAAGATACTTATTACTTGGCGTCCGAGAAGAGATGCTGCGGTGCCACaccacaaaggaaacaagttGTTTCGGCAGCAAACGTCTGCAGGGGGCCGGATTGTTTCCCCAAACGTTGCGTGCAAGTGGATTGAACCGCAAACAGTTGTGGAAATCGACAGATGACGCTTAGGGACTTCTATGTTCCGGCTCATTGCAGTCATTTGGGCTGGAAGTGCATATGCCCTGTCTGGGCTGTACGTTTGTTGGCAGATTTTTCCTTTTTAAAGAGAGAAATAAGAACAAGAGAACCCTGAAGGGAAGCGAACAATAGATTAAACCTACCATACGGAGCTGATTGGATTGCTCAGCAGCCTTTTTGCGGATCCTACGGTTTGGAAACTGAAGCCATCGCCCTTTCCATAGTTGTTGAAAGAGGTTAAAGAGACAGTAAGTACCTGCCGTTGGGTAATTGACCGGCAACGGTCGGCATCTTAGGCAACGACGCGGTGTTTAGCTTAAATGGATTGAATACTTAGTATAGTACTTGCGtcaaatgaagctacttagaaTGATtacgttctgtcccctttaaaGAAGTTTTCCACTTTTCCGCATCCCCTcaagcgaattttctcttaAAAATTAACACTGTAAGTAAAAAGGTTTCGGTCTTATTCACTGTCCGACACTCCATTCAGCACAATCTATTCGAAGGACATTTTATCTAGAGACACATTGGGTACCGCAAAAACATCCGGGAGCAACACTTcctctttacagttaattgtTACCGGGAGTTCGAAATGTAGATTTTGAAGAGCCCATCTTGTCTTCGTAGCTTTGTCAAGATCATTTTGCGACTTTCTTCATCGCTTGTAGATCGTATGATgtttgactgactgtgaaatagTAGCGTTGATTTTTGCTTTCAGGTATTTTACCCTTCCCTTTGCCCCATGCAAATTCAGTTTAGTTTTCAGAATGGAATGTTGTATGGAATATAAAGCGTGTTCAATCCAGTGTGATTCTCGCATTCTAGCCATTAGAAATGGAGTCACCAGTGGCATCATTACTGGACAATTGGCGGGGCCTAGCTAGACACGCTGGAAGACGAAACTACTGCAAGCGCTGTCTTTCAGATAAACTAATCTAACATTAAATGAAAAATTTGGCTCTTTAAAAAAATGAATTCTACAAGCATCCAAGGCTGCAAGGTAACAAGCGCACTAACCACAAACCCCCTACGGTTTATGTGCACCTCCATGAAAGCGCTCCGGAGTACATTTGACAGATGAGTACAAGTTTCGTAGTATTCAGGAAATATGATGATACCATCATTGAGCACTCACCGTGTATGGTGCTCATTCCACCAATAGAGCTAATTATTTGTAAGGAAGAGAACTCGAATTCTGTGGTTATATTGTGCACGGAATAAGGTCATCGAATTGACAGGAAGTTCTCGAGAGAAAAAGACTGCCACCACACCCGAAGTTTCTTGTGAGGCGGAGCCGTCGAGTGCACCAATTGACCGCTCTGGCTCCAAAGGATATTGGAATAATTTTTACCGCACGTATATTCTGCATCGGACCGACCTTGCAGAATAGATTCATATAAAGGGCTGTCCAACAAAGCTAGAGACCTAATTACACTTACATTGGCGAGCTTTCTAACAGGCGAACTCTCTCTAAAACAAATAACCTCTGACATCATTGTATATGACGTAGTTGTGCGAGCGTTTTAGTATACAACTTGCAATCGGTGTCTTAAGTAAACGGGTTTTCAACCCAGAAAAGCGAAGAAAAGCGGAAAGATGAAGTTTGCTTCATCGCAATGTTCCGCCGGTTAAAGCCATTGTTGCGAATGAAGACGAAGGTACAGAGCTCTCGTGCAATCTCTACTTTGCAATGCGCCACCAGTAGACCGTCCATCAATATACTTTGGGTGCACAATGAGGACCGACCAGCTGAAATGGACCGCCTAGCCTTGAAGGCGAAAGGGTGGATTGCAAAACATGCAGAAAGAGTAAGCAAGCAAACAATCCTTGTCTCCATGAGACTTTGTATGTCTCTACTTTCCATTGCTTTAAATTTGTGAGCAATTGGGCCTTTTTACTCATAGGTTAACTTGTGTTCCACAAGTTTATCGATGGAGAAAACGACGATACTGAAGTGGCGTCTATCACTCACTACTGCTAAAGCATCGCATCGATTCGCCGATTTACTTGCCTTTCAATGCTGGTGCCCCAGCCCTTCGTATTCGGGGGAGGAATTCCGGGAATCCGCGCTTAAAGTTAGGATGCATGTATATATCCACGATACCGCCTTCGCATATGCGGTGAAAGCTGTACATTTGCAGTTGTCGCATAAACGAACTCATCTTGGTGTGTCGAAAGTACTTTGGGGCAATATCTCGCACAAATGCTCTTTGCTTATGTATCCGGAACGATAATCCACCAGGCATCCAGGACACAACGTCTTCGTTGCCGAGGTCAGCTACTTCTTCTAACAAACGGTACAGCTTTTGTGGAAACGGTTCACGACCCTCCTGAGCTTTACTTCGCTCTATCGCGCACAAATCTGATGAGCTTGAACCTGTTCCTGAAAAGGATCGACTGAACTCTTCGCTTGGTACCGTTGGGACAGCTAAGGAACCGGACTTGGGCTTTACCGCAACGGAACTGAccgttgttgctgttctGGACAGGGATTGGATACCCGCTTTGCGTTTGTCTGCTGCTGCCACCCTTTCGTCAAAACCTACGGACGCTCTTGAAATATGAGATATACCAGCTCTTCCGCTGGCATCCATATCACTTTCGAGTTTATCCCTCATCCCGACTAGGAAGTTTGCGGCAACTAGTTCTCTAGCCTCGTTTCCAAGGTCTGGTTTCGGATTAGCTGGTAATTTCTTACAAAGCTGCTGCTGATGATTTATCTCGACAAGGGATTGTAAAAGAAGCCGAGATTGAAGTTGCTGAAAGGCTTGTAGATTCTTTGATGCATCTTGCACCGGAGTAGCACCATCAAGGACCGGCCTTCCTTGCAGTATGGCCAAGAATTTTTCAACGGAAACATTTGGATTCGGTGCCTCGTTTTCCTCCGATACGAAAGGTTGTCGGGCAACTCCTTCTGAAGGCGtcttgctgctgttgctaGTCGTGCTCTGACCGTGGGGAGGAGGATGCAGTCTGGACGCTGTATTTGCCAACGTAGACAGCAAAATTCGAAGCGCATTTTCGAGGCTTCCCGCCGCCGCTGCAAGATGGACCCTCTTGAGCTCCTCCATGTATGACTGAATTGGGTTTTCAATTGGCACGTCTTGGACTTGAGAGTGACGTACGAGAAGAGCGGGAGCTAGAAGGTTTTGGGGCTGGTTAATCGCACTTTCTCTCTGGGAAGCCGAAGCAAGTGCAGCGAGGCGTTCACTAAGTAACCTTCTGAGCTCTTGTTCGTTGCTGTGAGCGGAATCTTCGTCGCTCATGGCCCCAATCAAGGCTTGGACATCGCTTTTTTCTATCTAGTGTGGTGAACGAAACAGGAAACGCAGCAACCATTCTTGTGCTTTCGTCTGAGATTGTGGTGACCCAGCTCCTTTCACCAGATGGATGTAACCAGATGCCGAATCGCAGTCGTCATTTTGTTTTTTTCTGTGCGATCATGAGCTCCAATTAACGATTTTATTTGTCGTTTTCTGAAATGCACTAAAGTAGATCATCATAGAATCCGTAACTAAGACACCGGAATCCGGCAAAGCAGGAAGTTTTTATAAACTCATTTTGGTTCCACATATGAAATACCGCTTCAACAGAAACATTTGACGTATTTAAGTAAACTACATAGTCCTCAATTTTTTAAACAAGCGTCACAAGCACAACTTCTGTCACTCGTTGCACTATTGGGTCTGTAGGTCCACGGCAAAAATTTGTATCTGTACTGTCTAGTAGATGACGAAACTTGTGAGCAATGTTACTTCTGAATTTCGAAAAGAGCACCGCTTGATGTGCATCATTTGAACGAGATTCGATTAAAAAAATGGCTGTATCCGAATTTTTTTTACAGATTTTCTCGTAGAGCTTTAGCATTCACAGTTGGTAGAGAGGTGAATTAGCGGTAAATTTGTCGGTTCCAAAAACAAGGGGAAAATCTTCTTCTGAGCTGCCCTATCTGAGCAAGTTGGCTAGGCAAATGAACCCGCTTTGGCTAAGTGATCGCTGAGAGATATAGACTGATCATATCTCTATAGCCGCGGCTAGAGAGACAGTGTGCAGAACTCGGCAATTATACGAATAACAGACTATTCCCCTCTGATATAAGTACGAAATATATGTGCGAAGTGATGTCAGTGCGACGTTTCTGAGAAATCCAAAGTAATCCAGATGACATCACTCCAATTACGCTGGTTAGTTGCGTTCTCCAATAAAAGAATTGAAAACAAGGACTGTTCACCTGTACGGTACTGGAATTGGTCGTATAGTTCGCGTCTTGAGTATCGTGCTTTCACGGGGTCTTTTATGCGATCTTCGACGGAAAGCTAGCTGCGGCCATGGAATAAATTCATTCGTCCCCTGATTTTGCGACAAACGGCCTTCGATTTAGCAAGGTTTGCCACTATTTGGCATCCAAGCTATATTGAACATGGTTGTAGAGGTAACACGGAGGAGTTTGCTTTCGGCCTTCAGTTCTTGTTTTCACGAGATCGGCAATGTCAGCCTTGTGGGGAACGACAGAAGAACGGTGGCTTCGGCGTATCATTGCAGGAGCGAACTCTTCCGAGAACTATCACAGCTTCAACTCTGCCTGTACTAATCTTGGCAACATCATCGCTACAACCTGGCCAGAACTTACTAATTTTTCATAGCTGTTTCAGCGATGTTTGACTTGGACAGCAAGAACTCCGAAAGCGTGTTCACGATCTGGCTAGTCTCACCACACTGCCCATCTCGAAATAACTTTTCTTCTCCTGATATTGTTTACCTTGAGATAAGCAGTTTTTAGCGATCTGGTTAAGGGTCGAAGATAgattgttggaagcaaatgAAGATACTATCACAGCATCCGTGGATGTGGGCATTACTTCACAAACAATAGGGTACTTCGGGTGCAGAAACCAGTGAGGCACATTCATGTACTCAATTCTAGGACGCTCCGGTAATGCAAAAAGGACGGGCATACTCAATTTCGAAAGACGACCAACCTGATCGACAATCGCATTGAACGACAAACAATTCACTCTTGAAATGGAAGCCCCTGTGAAACATCAACCACGAAAATTGGAACAATCGATCCATctgcccccccccccccccccctaCCATTTCTCCACTCCCACCCCAAGCGAATTCAAGCATGTTTAGTCCACCGGAAATTGACGAGATGTCTATCGAGAAAGCGAGTCTGTTTTTCAACGCAGGCTGCGTTCGGTGGAAGATTTCTTGTCCAATCGGCGCCCATAGATTTATGGATTCCAGTTCGGAGCAGCATCAGCTTTAAATAACGGATTCGTTTTATAAAGTAAGCAAAAAATGGGAGAGCAGGGCTTTGTCGGGGTGTCTTCAAGACGGTTTTTCCTCACGATGGATCCTTGTTACGACGCTAATTTGGAGAAGTTTGTGGTCGCGATTCGTTATTGTGGGTTTTCAAGTAGGATGACAAGGTATGCAGTGTCCAATGTTCAACGACAAGAGCTGCCCGCTATGAAACTAAACCACAATCGACCACGAGCACGGGCTAGCATGACCGGATCAGAGCACGGAAGTCGCTTTGGGGATTTCAGTATTTTCGATCCGAACGCTGATCGAATTGTCATCTGCAACATGTTGAATGCTTTGACCTCTGCAGCTCCAAACTTAACTGGTTTGCCTCTTCATCAATGGCGCTGAAGGATGCCGTGGCAGTGAGAATGGGTGTTGCACCGTTTAATTCGTGAGGATGGGCTTCCCACCGTGAGCCAAAAAGACTAATGTACGGGGCTTCGTTTCCGGTTCGCGTAAACGAAAAACGCAACGTACGCCGTTTCGTTCTGAAAATGGCAGAAAGCAGATTGCGCAAGCTTGCGGCGACAAACGCTTACTTATCACACTAAAATGGATCTGATAAACGAGTATGTCTGAAtgacaaaagaagaaatgcttCTGTTCTGCGCTTTCTGAAACATCCTGTTTTGGTGACAAATCTGAAGAAGCTCCATCGGTTGCTTGGCTACCCGAACGTAAACTCTACCTACCTGATCCCCTGCCGCAATAGAGCTATACACCGCGATCACTTCTAACAAGTCTACAGACAACTTTTCCCAAACGGAACTGGTATTGTGCGATATGGGGCTAGTTGGCAAGCTATCGAAAAACGGCACCCGGGTGTCGTTTTCGTAATAACCGGACCGAGCATTGCGATCTCAAGTGTGTTTAGAAGAAGCAAACCAATGTATACTTGTTGTATACAAAGACTTGCTCGTATTCCGTTGAATGAGCGTTCAAAAAGTCACGGAGCACAGcttccatttttggactGAGTCGCAGGtgagctgactgtgagtatcAATTGTACACCGGCGCCCGGTTGCCGCAGGTTGCGCATCTACCaccgaacaaaaagaagtgAGTGCCCGTGTATCCCCATACAAAAAGGCACGTTTTTCCCGATGCAGTACTACTTTTTGGACACGCTGGCTCGACGAATCTTATACAGCAGCTCCGGATGCCCCTTTTGAAAGTCGATGTGGACATAACAGTCCACACTGGCACCCTCAACCGTGCGCGAGAAATGGTACAACTGTAACTGCCGGGTAAAGGAACTGAGCTTGGAATGTCGAAAGTAATTAGGTGCGACTTCTTTGATGAACTGGTGTGGTTGATGTATACAAAACGATTTCCCCGATGGCATGAATGATATAATGTGGTCGAACCCTAAGCGTTCGGCTTCGTTCAAAAGGCGAAAGAGCTTTTGTGGAAAGGGTTCGGGCCCGTCCGCGTCTCGATGAGATTGTGGACGAGGTGAGGATTTTGAAGATGGATTCCGTCCGGCAGAAGCTTGTGCCGGCAAGGTCGCAAAGGGTGCCATCGGGAGTGTCGAGGACCTGGCGACCCCGCTGGCCCACGCCGAGCTAGAAACTGGCGAAGTAGGCAGGGCGGGGAGTGGAATACGCTGTGAATTTTCGGACAGAATTTGTTGTGCTTGAGCTTGGCTATTCAAGGCAACGTACTGCAACGCGGCGGCCGTGCTTTGTAGCGACGTTTGCAGAtactgctgttgttgttggagcgTTTGTTGGCGGTGGAGTGCGAGCAGCTGCAACAGATCCTGCGATGCGTGACTCAGCGAGGCGTACTCCGGATAATAGCCCGATTGTCTAGACGGATTGGACAAGGCTTGGAGCTGTGCGAGAGCGTTGGATATGGGATCCTGCGGGAAAGCGTTCGCGTGCGCACTGGTACCCGCCGTGGACTGGTCGCCGGAGAGAGAGTTCGGGGGCGGTGGTAGGAGTGGTTGGGCCCGGTGCGCTGGTTGTCTCGCTTGCTGATCTGGTCCTGCGTCGCGACTGGACCCCACGAGCAGACGCAACAGCGCTTCCTCAACGGATCGGGTCGTGTGGAGGGGCGCCAGCGCCTCGGACGGCGATGCAGAGCTTGCCATACCGGACGACGACTGTAGTGCTATCTGCAGCAACCGACGGAGGATGTCTTCCACATTGGGTTGTGGAGGATCCCCCATGGGTGGTACGCAAGGAAGATAGATGTCTGCCTGCCTGTCTACCTACCTGTCTATGTGAACCAAAACAATGGGAAGCCAAGCGAGAGGAAATGGAGACGACTTTGTGTGTTGAGTGTATTCCCACCGGTAGGCGCACGCCTTTTGGCTGTGTTCGTCGCTGGCTCTAGCGAGCGCCAATCCTGCAGTGATATATCACCCACAGATATCATTTTCGAGGGCCACGcgtgttgatccaactcctagtaaggacaacgtctcaccagaagttcaatcgcctactgctaaacgccaagtcgcttccgtcccacacacaacgaatcacagccccacagtccctacgaatatccaagagtacaatgtagactcataatcttcgtagttcatcgttttcctcaactgtgatcttcatcgtcgttttgtgttcttcaatagaactacgaagcaaccccaccgtctttacgctcccagccctgccctaccgccCATCCGCCATCTCTTCGGTCCCGATGTCGACCTCTGCTCACTTCAAACTgagcgactttcctcacaaagtcctgGATCCGATTGCCACCCTCACCGTCCCACCGACTTACGCGACCATCAAACATGCCCAACGTCAGCTCATGACCAACGCAGCCGCCATCCCCACGCTCAACGGTGGCGGCGCCCACGGCCACATGGCCTTAACCCTCACCGCTCTCGCGTACGCCGACATCAGCGACGTCCCGTTCGTCATTCCCGTCGCTCCCCCTGCCAATCCGCCCCCCGGCGCCACGCAACCCCAAATCACCGAGAATAACCGCGTTCACCAACGCGACGCTGACATTTACAACCTTTATGTCGCTGTTAACAACGCTCTCCGCCAACAGCTTCTCGATGCGATTCCCCGCATCTACGTACGCGCCCTCGCGCATCCCATGTTCGAGTTCAGCAACGTCACGTGCCTTGACTTGCTTTCGCACCTCTGGACCAAATACGGTACAATCAAGCCCGCTGAGCtccagaaaaatttccagtcaATGTTCACCCCGTGGAATACAACAGAACCGATTGAATCCGTTTTTCTCCAGCTCGACGAGGCCATCGCCTTCTCCGTCGACGGTAACGACCCCATCTCCGAAGCTGCCGCCGTACGAGCCGGCTATGAAGTCATCGCGCACTCTGGCCTGCTCCTCCTCGACTgcaaagaatggcgcaaATTACCCCTTGCTTCTCACACCCTTGCCAACTTTCAGCAGCACTTTTCccttgccgacgacgaccggCGCCTTACGGCCACCACTGGTTCCCTCGGCTATGCCAACGTTCTCGCTGCAACCCCCTCTCTGACTCCAGCCACGGTTTCCGACACCCTCAGCCTTCCCTTCTCCGCGCTCTCTGTGTCACAGACTTCCGTCTCCTCTCCGGATATGAcctattgctggacccatggGACCAGCAAGAACCGACGCCATACGAGCGCCAcgtgcaagaacaaggcccctggccatcgcgacgacgcgaccgccaccaacactctCGGCGGATCCACCAAGATTTGGACCGCCCCCAAACCCCccaaataggaaagagggacggctacgccAACAATTTATAATGATTATTTAAATCATATTACAAGTCTTAACTTGtctgtagtcccctccccgAATAGTACACATACCTCAGCCATTGCTGACACCGGCTGCACCGGCCACTACATCACGGACAACTGCCCCCACACCAATAAGCACCCAGCCAACCCCAGCCTAGCCGTCCGTGTCCCGAACGGCGCCGTCCTTCGCTCGAGCCACATTGCCACCCTGGCCCTTCCTGGTTTCTCCCCCGCAGCCTGCCAAGCCCACATTTTTCCTGGGCTCGCTTCCCATCCGCTCCTCTCCATCGGACAACTGTGCGATGACGGCTGCACGGCAACCTTGTCACGatatagtaccatgcgacatgtctcctagtgatgtccgtcctcaagacgtcaacacggtgaacggcggttggagtgttcataagggagaagtgagtcgtatggaagttaactcggtcttattgcatgaaattcctagatacaatgatgtatcgtgcgttggagagaacgcgactgaacatgtcgcgttctgacagtggcaacggagtgggactgacaatacttattgcctgactaacggatgtaaatggatgcgctccatttcccgcggcatgcatgtttttatgaaaggtatttccggttccactataagtatatgtgagcgcgcgtcatggtataag
The sequence above is drawn from the Phaeodactylum tricornutum CCAP 1055/1 chromosome 32, whole genome shotgun sequence genome and encodes:
- a CDS encoding predicted protein encodes the protein MTVQRWRNGWGRVGWCILWYGALPIYGTDIPSEEGSPGSDPTTTSTRTTPTPSTAIPNDYAWLNLGSSVPFFSQLFDNPDPSDDPFDRLAGSHESEDSDLFRKLASLFRSTPSLSVFPNDNSNNNYDKVHDESQKFVNQIVNTFSSPGQAQTRQQIFKLFQQSIIAMQEQMQKTFGDMQNELWERFNLLQLTYFLQHEESVKNPVWKRRQHRFMTPLPVSEAVQLGDGLFLSHLAYVDDCHLIQEYLRSFHNGAFVLRNCTTSSQPNQPAHFLAVRKIASPSQTTTKSFLTPEWKWLIHQYLPFFFRPEPLEVVLTIRGTKEIGDFLSDAMLAAAKHRNGKAHDGILKSTQWMLKTYTDDLQQLLKDSQRDRMNLWLVGHSLGGGTAALMAIELFETQDGWVQPHALGFGTPSLVSAELSRKYKPIVKTVINDADAVPRMSGASIANAWLRVVRFNWTDAFLQDFDQTVGFLSDYFLKFKMNTDWINECSRDIRQILITWLDQKVSPGLKNLPKATEKESELIPPGNCVHLYRDGTSWQGAYTSCYFFQELEVVRHLVDDHLIPGGYYRGLLNYVREQKQNVSWKFDHDLLTLPVG
- a CDS encoding predicted protein, producing the protein MSTSAHFKLSDFPHKVLDPIATLTVPPTYATIKHAQRQLMTNAAAIPTLNGGGAHGHMALTLTALAYADISDVPFVIPVAPPANPPPGATQPQITENNRVHQRDADIYNLYVAVNNALRQQLLDAIPRIYVRALAHPMFEFSNVTCLDLLSHLWTKYGTIKPAELQKNFQSMFTPWNTTEPIESVFLQLDEAIAFSVDGNDPISEAAAVRAGYEVIAHSGLLLLDCKEWRKLPLASHTLANFQQHFSLADDDRRLTATTGSLGYANVLAATPSLTPATVSDTLSLPFSALSVSQTSVSSPDMTYCWTHGTSKNRRHTSATCKNKAPGHRDDATATNTLGGSTKIWTAPKPPK
- a CDS encoding predicted protein, coding for MGDPPQPNVEDILRRLLQIALQSSSGMASSASPSEALAPLHTTRSVEEALLRLLVGSSRDAGPDQQARQPAHRAQPLLPPPPNSLSGDQSTAGTSAHANAFPQDPISNALAQLQALSNPSRQSGYYPEYASLSHASQDLLQLLALHRQQTLQQQQQYLQTSLQSTAAALQYVALNSQAQAQQILSENSQRIPLPALPTSPVSSSAWASGVARSSTLPMAPFATLPAQASAGRNPSSKSSPRPQSHRDADGPEPFPQKLFRLLNEAERLGFDHIISFMPSGKSFCIHQPHQFIKEVAPNYFRHSKLSSFTRQLQLYHFSRTVEGASVDCYVHIDFQKGHPELLYKIRRASVSKK
- a CDS encoding predicted protein; protein product: MSDEDSAHSNEQELRRLLSERLAALASASQRESAINQPQNLLAPALLVRHSQVQDVPIENPIQSYMEELKRVHLAAAAGSLENALRILLSTLANTASRLHPPPHGQSTTSNSSKTPSEGVARQPFVSEENEAPNPNVSVEKFLAILQGRPVLDGATPVQDASKNLQAFQQLQSRLLLQSLVEINHQQQLCKKLPANPKPDLGNEARELVAANFLVGMRDKLESDMDASGRAGISHISRASVGFDERVAAADKRKAGIQSLSRTATTVSSVAVKPKSGSLAVPTVPSEEFSRSFSGTGSSSSDLCAIERSKAQEGREPFPQKLYRLLEEVADLGNEDVVSWMPGGLSFRIHKQRAFVRDIAPKYFRHTKMSSFMRQLQMYSFHRICEGGIVDIYMHPNFKRGFPEFLPRIRRAGAPALKGK
- a CDS encoding predicted protein, which translates into the protein MGNKISLEEELVNLRITSKQMHRSSKKCEKNEKAALEKLKKAIQQGNSEGARIYGQDAIREKNQSLNHLRMASRLDACCSRIETAVRMNAVSDSMKGVVKGMGRSMASMDIEKLSSTMDKFEQQFEDLDVKTQYMEGAMNATTATSTPAEQVDELIGRVADENNLELG